GTGCTTCCTTAAAAACAGGCAAAAAATATTTCTGGTACTTCACTTTAATTTGTAATTCTGAAGATAGAAGTCAGGATGAATATGTATCTGGTTCATTGGAACGTACTACACTAGGTTCACTATTAAATAGCTCCCTTCAGCAAGCAACACCTCTCAAGAAAGCTGAAATTTATGCAAAGAATAAGATTTGGTATGAAACTATCAGTAATGTTGCTTCCTTGCGTACTGAAGATCCAGAGGTATGGACAGACTTGTTAAAATCAGTTGGTCTAGAAGATTTTGCCCAAGCACCTTTCGTTGACTTTGGTAAACCAAAACCTTAATTTGGTCAACTCTATTCCCAAGTTCCTACATCCCGCAATACATGGGGTATTTCTCCCTGTGATAAGGGAAACTCTAATATAGTTTCCCTATAACCCAAATATCCCGATTCAGTAAAAGACATCAACATCCGCGCTAGTGCTAACCACACCTCAGACTCATATTCCCAATCACCAGCACGTCTAGCACGACCAGCTATAGAACGTAACGCCCAAAAATACGAATTTCTTACCACTGACCCACCTTTTTTAAATTCAGGTACATCCTCGTGATGAAGAAATAAAACATTATTGTCAATTCTCGCTCTCATAGCAATTTTATATTTTAGGTAATGATATAGGAATCCGGTTTGATTCCTGAATTTACTCGTAGAGGTAGGGAACAGGGAACAGGCAACAGGGAACAGAAAAGAAGGAATACAAGGTGTACTGAGTTTGTATGGCTACGCCACGCAAGCTATCAAAAATCAAATAGGAGTCCTATAAGTAAGTGGGCGTTAAAAAATATAATATAAACCTAACCCCCCAGCCCCCTTCCCTACTAGGGAAGGGGGAGTCAAAGCCTCTCCCCTGGTAGGGGAGAGGTTTGGAGAGAGGTTTTATATTTAATTGTGCCAAGTTACTTAGTAATCAGGACTTACGCAAAACAGAACCGAAGTAGGGGTAATACCGCAACGGGCAAGCAAGCTACATGAATTACCCCTACGCAAGAATCAAGTTTTGAGTTCAATCTTGCGTAAGTCCTAGTAATATTAAACAATAAGATATCCAAATATTTTTATAAAAAAGTAGGTTCGGTTGAGTTAGGAAACCCAACATCATTATTAAAGTTTTTGTTGGGTTGCGCTGTCGCTTGAACCAACCTACATAAATGGAGAAATTATATATTCGTAGTTAAACCCAGCCGAAAAGTAAACCCAGGACTATAAATCCGATTAACTCGTTCATATTGTTCACCCAGTAAATTTTCTAAGTAAACAGTCAGTCCTAAATTTTTACTTACAGGAATTCGACCACTCAAATCTAAATTCACAAAAGATGGCGAGAAATCTGTACTTTTATCACCACCAGCAGTATTGGCAAAAACAGAGCGACGAGTACCACTATTATAAGTCAGATACAAATTAGCTTGCCATCCATCCTTTTGATAACCAATTCCACTTTGCAACAAAGAGAAAGGAATTAAACCTAATTGTAACCCTTTATCTGTTCCCGTTTTGATTTGGGCATCTGTATAAGTATAGTTAACAAAAGTAGACCAATCACGAGCTATTTTTAATTGCAAAGCAGCTTCTAAACCATTGGTATCTACTAAGCCGATATTTTCCCATCTCCCACTAATAACTCCTAACCGATTATCTAAACTGCTGCCAAAATAAGTAAACTGTGCCAGCAATTTACTAGATAAATTAATATCCACTCCCGCAGTCCAAGTTGAACCAGTTTCTGGTTTTAAATCCGGGTTGGGATTCCAATTATGAACCGTATCAAAAACATATAATTGATCTAAACCTGGATTGCGTTGCGCTCCAGCCCAACTTCCGCGAATTGCAACTACAGGATTAAGGGCATAACGTAAGCCAACACTAGGATTAAAATAACTACCAAACTGGCTATCAAAGCTTTGTCTTAACCCTAAATCAACTAGCAAAGCATCACTAATATTCCATGTATTAACAGCAAATAAAGCCGTATTTAAAACATTTCTATCTTCCTTTTCATTTTTATCAGCAAGAGTCGGGTTTGTACTTAAAACATCCCCCTTTAAGTTAGTATTCTGTAAATCAATACCCCAACGCAATTGATTATTTTGACTCAGTTTCCACTCGTGATCAACCCTGGCCGATATCTGTTTAGTATCTAAAACTCCAGTTCGGTAAAATCCCAGTCCTGTTGGTCCATAAGTGCTAAAGTAATTTTGGTTATAACCGATGGTAGTTGTCAGATTTGAGTCGTTATCCTTACCCAGTCGAGTTTTCCAAGATAAGCCAATATTCAACCCATCATGGTCTAATCTATCTCTTTGCAAAGGAAACCCAAAATAAATTAAACCCCGACGACTGCTAAGTGTAGTAACATCTAAATTCAAAGAATTTTTAGCATCTAAATCTAAACCAATACTACCAAAATAGGTACTCTTTGCAGTATCAGCATTGAATAAAAAACCTTCGTTATCACGATTTGCAGCACCAACAGGAACACGGTAACGGTTATCTATAAAATATCTTTCAAAGCTAAAGTTATATTTTACTTTATTAGCTGAACCAGCATAAGTTATCTGTTGATTATTTAAACTCAATGAGCCAAATTCTATACTACCAGTTAATTTTGGCTGACTATAACCTTCTTTGGTAATTATATTAACAATTCCTCCAAAAGCTGAGGAACCATATAACGAGGAAGCAGCACCGCTATATAATTCAACTCTTTCAATTGACTCTACAGGAATGCTATTTAAATCTGTGCTACCGTGATAATTGTTGATATTTGTGTTTATAGGTCTACCGTTAATCAAGAAAACAGATTGATTAATAGATGCACCACGATAGTATGTACCTGTGTGAATATCTGCACCATGTCCGACATCATTGATAGCAAAACCAGGCATTCTTTTTAAAACATCAGCGACGCTAGTAGCACCTTGTTTTTGAATTTCTTCTTTTTCAATTACATAAATTGGTGTAGATTCGGGTAAAGCGTCTTTTTCTCCAATTGCTTCTATGGAAATATCTGCATCATTTGTAGGAGTTAAATCTTCTTCTGGCTCAATTTCTGGCTCAACTTCATTTGCTGCGGGTTGTTGAGTTAATAATTTTGCATTTGTGGCGGGTATTTGGATTTCATTTAAACTAGGAATATGTGAATTTATGACGTTATCTTTAGTTTCATTATCATCAGCTACAGCAGGAAAAGCTACCAGTAAACTTAGTAAAGAAACTGGTAAAAAAAAACTCTTATTCATATTTCTGATCTCACACCTGGTAAAAACAAATGCAAGTATTGTCTCTATTAATAAAAAACTTGTCAAAAGACAAGCTGTCATATTTCAGATTCCCGACTTCTTCAAGAAGTTGGGGATGTTTAAGAAGTTGGGATATTGTTCTTTAATGGTTCTTCGGTACTTGTTATGCTAAATTACCAATCGTGTATAAAGGGAACAGGGGGAAGAGACAATATTTTTCCATAATGTTAAAAATTATGGTTTAGTTCCTATACATACTAAGCTTCCTGAGATTTTTTTGTCTAGATTTTGCATATTAGGTACGGAAGAACCTCTTTAATTACTATTTTCTGAATTCTTATTTGACTCAGGAGGGGTTGTAGAAGAAGGTGCAGCTACTTCCTCAGTTCTACTTTCATCAGCCTGATTATTTGTATCCGATTTGACTGGTTGACTGGGGGGAGTTGGGGTAGAAGCATCTTTTTCAGGTTTTTTCTGTGCTGCTTCTCTCTGTGTTTCTCTTCGTCGTTCTTGAAGTTTGCGGTGACGCTGTGATCCTTGAATAGCAAAATTAACTGAAGCTCGCACTCCTTGTCTACCAGCATCTGTAGGTTTTAATTTCCATTCTTGTGCTGCTTGTTGAGCAGCTTCATCTAGTTCGCTATCACCACTGGAACGAATTAACCGCACAAGAGTAACATTACCATGAGCATCTGTATCAATAGCAACTTCTGCTTTACCTTCTATACCCCGCCGTCTCGCTCTATCTGGATATTTGATATCACATCTAATACAATCTGCTCGATTTAATTTTGAACCATTTTCTTGAGGAGGTTTTGGTGCTGTCGCTACTGGTGTATCCTCTTTTTTTGGTTTGTTCTCAACTTCATTACCGCCACTATTTCCAGTCCCATTTCCCTGACCGTTACCCACGCCATTTCCAGTCCCATTTCCGTCGCCATTTTTAGTACCTTTACTGAAGCCATTTCTTAAACGATTACCTAAATTACTAGAAGTATTTCCACTAAGTGGACTTCTGGAAGTATTGTTAGAAGTTACACTGACTGGAGTTGTTGACTTTGGCGCTTCAACATTATTTGAAAGTTTTGTGTTCGGTATGACAGTTTGATCCGGTGTGGGTTGAGTAGTTGCTGGTGTCTCTAATTTTTCAGTTAATTTTTCTATGGGGGTAGTTTTTCTGATCGGTTGTGTTGTTGTCGGTTCAGGAGTAATTTTTTCTATGGGGGTAGTTTTTTCTGTAGGTGGTGTTATCGCAGGTTCAGGAATAGTTCGCGTCTGGGGTTGTTTGACTATAGGTGTAAGAGAAGGGTTAGTCACCCTGATGGCGGTTGCTGCTGAAATAGAACTTTTAGGGTTATTATTACTACCACCGAGACTACCACCACCACCAGAATTTATCTTTAGTTGGGATTTTTGAATTTCTTGTGGTTTGGTTACTTTTTGGGGTACTGTTTCAATAATTGTGATTTCAATTGGTTGATCTTTGGTTTCAGGAACTCTTTGTAGAAATTTACTAATACCTAAGGCTAGGATACCAATATGTAATCCTAATGAACAAATGAGACTGTAGAGGAGAAAAGATTTCAGTGCTTTTAGCTCTTTTTCTCGCTGTTCTACAGCGACGCTGGAAAACCCCATATTCGATTATTACTTGTGATAATTAGTTACTTAAATAGAATACAGCAAAATTGACTATTTTAAGCTAATTAATAAAATTAATAATTAGTAATTATTGCATCTGTCAAATGTGAGCTTTAAGTAATTCTTACGAAGTATGATATTTGTTGTTGAACAGTTTTAATTAAGTCTAAATTTTTCTTATAAACAAGAGGTTGTTCTTGTTTTGCAGAGTATTCCGATGCTGTTTGTAAATCAGCGATCGCTCTTTGATAATTTCAGCCATGAACAATTAGCGGGGCTTTTATTCCCGCTAATTATTAAGTGATTAACTTAGATATTGGGTTAATTCCAGCCAGCTTCAGCTTGTTCCAGTACGTAAGCAGCTACATCTTCAATTTGGGCTGCTTTTAAACGATCCTTGAAGGCAGGCATAGCACCTTTACCATTTGTAACTTGAGCAATGATACCTTCTGTTGAGTACAGACCGTACTTTTCCAAAGCTTCTTTTTTCAGGCTTTTAGCAGCATTGACTAAATTTTTACCACCTGCATGACAAGAAGCACAATTAGCACTAAATAGTTTAGCGCCACTAGCCGCATCTGCTGCTAAAGCTGGACTACTGAAGGCAAAGGTGAAGATGGTGATGCCTAGCAGTAATACAGAAATAATCTTTTTCATCTCGTGTTCTCTCTACAACAATTGCTGATTAGGTG
This region of Anabaena sphaerica FACHB-251 genomic DNA includes:
- a CDS encoding energy transducer TonB, with protein sequence MGFSSVAVEQREKELKALKSFLLYSLICSLGLHIGILALGISKFLQRVPETKDQPIEITIIETVPQKVTKPQEIQKSQLKINSGGGGSLGGSNNNPKSSISAATAIRVTNPSLTPIVKQPQTRTIPEPAITPPTEKTTPIEKITPEPTTTQPIRKTTPIEKLTEKLETPATTQPTPDQTVIPNTKLSNNVEAPKSTTPVSVTSNNTSRSPLSGNTSSNLGNRLRNGFSKGTKNGDGNGTGNGVGNGQGNGTGNSGGNEVENKPKKEDTPVATAPKPPQENGSKLNRADCIRCDIKYPDRARRRGIEGKAEVAIDTDAHGNVTLVRLIRSSGDSELDEAAQQAAQEWKLKPTDAGRQGVRASVNFAIQGSQRHRKLQERRRETQREAAQKKPEKDASTPTPPSQPVKSDTNNQADESRTEEVAAPSSTTPPESNKNSENSN
- a CDS encoding TonB-dependent receptor plug domain-containing protein, which encodes MNKSFFLPVSLLSLLVAFPAVADDNETKDNVINSHIPSLNEIQIPATNAKLLTQQPAANEVEPEIEPEEDLTPTNDADISIEAIGEKDALPESTPIYVIEKEEIQKQGATSVADVLKRMPGFAINDVGHGADIHTGTYYRGASINQSVFLINGRPINTNINNYHGSTDLNSIPVESIERVELYSGAASSLYGSSAFGGIVNIITKEGYSQPKLTGSIEFGSLSLNNQQITYAGSANKVKYNFSFERYFIDNRYRVPVGAANRDNEGFLFNADTAKSTYFGSIGLDLDAKNSLNLDVTTLSSRRGLIYFGFPLQRDRLDHDGLNIGLSWKTRLGKDNDSNLTTTIGYNQNYFSTYGPTGLGFYRTGVLDTKQISARVDHEWKLSQNNQLRWGIDLQNTNLKGDVLSTNPTLADKNEKEDRNVLNTALFAVNTWNISDALLVDLGLRQSFDSQFGSYFNPSVGLRYALNPVVAIRGSWAGAQRNPGLDQLYVFDTVHNWNPNPDLKPETGSTWTAGVDINLSSKLLAQFTYFGSSLDNRLGVISGRWENIGLVDTNGLEAALQLKIARDWSTFVNYTYTDAQIKTGTDKGLQLGLIPFSLLQSGIGYQKDGWQANLYLTYNSGTRRSVFANTAGGDKSTDFSPSFVNLDLSGRIPVSKNLGLTVYLENLLGEQYERVNRIYSPGFTFRLGLTTNI
- the petJ gene encoding cytochrome c6 PetJ, which gives rise to MKKIISVLLLGITIFTFAFSSPALAADAASGAKLFSANCASCHAGGKNLVNAAKSLKKEALEKYGLYSTEGIIAQVTNGKGAMPAFKDRLKAAQIEDVAAYVLEQAEAGWN